The following DNA comes from Bacillus carboniphilus.
TCAGGTGCCGCATCCTCTTCAGGTTTACCACACCCCACTAATAGAAGTCCTACTCCTAAGAAAATCCCCAATATTCGCTTATTCAAAATCACGTAACTACACTCCTAGTTGTTTTTTCCACTCCCTGGATTAAGATACTAACTAATCTATGTAGAAACTGCGTAATGTCTTCCTTCACACCACAGTTTCACTTTTTAGCAATAAAACTTTCACACGTTACTATTTTAACGCATTACGCTAGGAAACAATACCATTTTTTTCATAACATCAAAGATTCCTTGTTGCGTAATCCGTATATAAGGAAGGTGGGTGGATGAGAAAAATAATAAAGAATAGATTGGCTCATCAAACCGATAGCCTCTATCGGCTAAAAGCTCCTTTAGCTTTGTTTCTTCCTCCATTAACTCTTCCATCGGCTTATCTGACATAATTCCGTGTAATGGTAGCGCTATTTCATGAATGACTTCCTCATTCTCCGTTAATACGATTCCACCACCTAATTCTTTCATTCTCTTACAGGCCACTAATAAATCTTTTTTACTTTTTCCAATTAAAATGATATCTCCGCTGTTTGAAAAAGTAGATGCAAATCCACCAAGCTGTGTAGCAAACCCTTTCAACATCGTATTCACTTTCCATTTCCCTTCCCGGTCAACTAGCATAAAGAAACATTGATCTTGACTCTCAGGAAGTTCCTCAACAGACACATCTAAATTTACGGAATAAGGCTTTGTTATGACAGCATTAACCATTTCAATTCCCATGGCCATAGAAAATTGAAGATCATCCATAGATAACTCCCAATCACTATCATATGGCTGAAGTCCATAGTGGCTCCATTTAATGTCATATTCTCCGAACGTATTCTCACTATTCCTTTTAACCCATTTTCCTTTGGCTAAAACTGAATGTGGGGTAGGATCCTTTTCACTACGTAAGAAGTTAATGTTGGCTAAACGACCGGTGGTAATGCTTCCTAATAAGTGATCAAACTGATAATACCTAGCCACGTTAAAGCTTGCCATTAAATACGCATCAATTGGAGAAATCCCTGCATCTAAAGCGATACGGATCATTTGATCGTGCATTCCACCACTAGAAAAGCTTGGTGGTGATCCGTCAGTAGTTAAGAATATCTGGTCGT
Coding sequences within:
- a CDS encoding adenine deaminase C-terminal domain-containing protein, translating into MRQDNHWKIKQQREHTAIIDGSKSPTLLLKNARYLHPYFKKWLNGHIWIYEDRIIYVGEKLPENLETCEVVDCKDDWLVPGYIEPHAHPFQLYNPLTLANYASQTGTTTLINDNLFLALLNDKKKAFSFLDEMKKLPVSMFWWCRFDSQTELFNEESIYSHQTIKAWLEREDVIQAGELTSWPRLLQGDDLLLHWIQETKRQRKRVEGHFPGASERTLVKLKLLGADADHESMTGQEVWNRLQHGYSVALRYSSIRPDLPNLLKEMKELGIDNYDQIFLTTDGSPPSFSSGGMHDQMIRIALDAGISPIDAYLMASFNVARYYQFDHLLGSITTGRLANINFLRSEKDPTPHSVLAKGKWVKRNSENTFGEYDIKWSHYGLQPYDSDWELSMDDLQFSMAMGIEMVNAVITKPYSVNLDVSVEELPESQDQCFFMLVDREGKWKVNTMLKGFATQLGGFASTFSNSGDIILIGKSKKDLLVACKRMKELGGGIVLTENEEVIHEIALPLHGIMSDKPMEELMEEETKLKELLADRGYRFDEPIYSLLFFSSTHLPYIRITQQGIFDVMKKMVLFPSVMR